Within the Catalinimonas niigatensis genome, the region TACAATAGGGTTTTTAAGATCATGAGAAGCGGTGTAGATAAAATTATCTAGATCGGTATTGATGGTCTTTAACTGAGCATACGCTTTTTCTAATTCTTCCTGTGTTTTTCTTTGCTCTGAGATATCAGTGATCAAGGCAAAAAAACCTTTTACTTTTTCTTCTACCTTATGAGGTATATAATGAATAGATACATGCTTCTGCCCGGCATCTTTGTAATCCAATTCAGTTTCAAAATAGATAGTTTTCCCATGAAGTACTTTGTCTATGGTATCCTTTATCTCCAGATAGGCGGAAGTTCCCAAAACTTCCTCTACTTTCTTTCCATACACTTCAGAGCGGGTACAACCAAACCACTTTTCATAAGCTTTATTGTTAAAGCGATATCTTTCTTTTGAATCTACATAAGAGATAAGTACAGGTAAAGAATCAGTAATAAGCTTTATTTGCTGCTCTCTGTGCTGCAATTCTTGAGTACGTATTTGTATCTTGTCTTCTAAGGCTGTATTAGCTTCAATTAATTGTTCTTCTGCAGCCTGAAGTTCTTCCAAAGCGGTGGCTAAATCCTTATTTTTAGCATCCAGTTCCTTCTGATGCTGCTGAATTTCATTATGATATTTCTCTTGTTCCTCTTTGCGAATGTCCAGAAAAATCTGAAAAGCCATCTGTTCAATACCTGCATAAAACATTTCGAGTTCTTTGGCAATAGAGAGGATAACTCCAGGCTCAGAAGTGTACTGAGGAATAAAGTTGAGCAGAAGAAGCTTTCGGGTATGATTAACCAACGTAATATCGGCAGCCTGCACTTTGTCTTTGGCTATAAGTGGGTGGGTACCGGATTTCCACTGGAGGAGCGTTTCTTTTGTACTTTCAAAGGCTTCATCATTTGATAACTGCTCAAAGAACTCATGAAGTGTCTGTTTTGAGAAGTTTACAAACTGTTCCTCAGAAAGATGATCAAATAGCTTTAGCAGAGGAACATTCATCTCTCTGGAAATCTTAATGCTTTCTATGGCTGCTTCTTCCAGGCAATTAGCCAAAAGAAACTTTCCGTATTTTCTCAAATGAAGAAAACTATGCTGATAAATAATAGCGTTAGCCATTTTGGACGTAAAAATAATAAAGCACTTGTATAAGTGTGGTTATAAAAACTATAGCTATAAATATAGTATTTTAATAAGAATATGCTTTCAATATTTTCAGTAAGAAAGGAGTAATCGTGGTATTATCTTATCTATGGTAAAAAGCTTTCGCTAATGAATCTTTACTTTACTTATTTTTATTGTGTAAAGCTGCTTTAAACCATACGCTGCCAGAGTACTGATATACCTTTGTTCTCGGGATTTTTAGGAATTTTCGCAATGCTCAGCTCAGAATGAGATCTTTTATCCACTATAAATTTTCTATGGAATATTCGGTTCTTCCTGACAAAGGATGAGGCTGGGTGAGATAAAAAGTAAACTTCAATACTTCAAATTAAAATTATCCCTCTCAGCTTTGTATCTACCCGATAATTGAGCTGTAAAAATCAGGTTAGATAAAGAGTGAGGATCTTTTTAACTGGTTTATTATCAAATGGCGTAATATGTCGTTGCCAAGCCATTTTTTTACTACCCTCTATTTGTACTTGATTTACATCTGAAACCTTTTCTATGCTTCCTTCAACAGACATGAAGCCAATCTACTGCACGTGAAAGTACATAAATCCGTGAGTACAAGTTATGCGTATTTTGCTAAATGGATTATTGATATTCAAATATTTAAGCTCGTACTCACGAATCTATGCGCCATGAACTATAACCTCTTACTGTACACCCTTTATTCTTTGCAAGCAGTCACATAGTAGACTCCAGTACCAGAAAGGGACAGCTCCGACAAAGTTGATCTGCTCTCCTTCTCTCTTCATCAAAAAACCATCGGCCATATTGAGATCACCAATTAAGTCGCTATAGGGATTATCGTCCAATAGATTGGAATGACCTACTATCAGCAGAACTCCACTCTCCTGAGGGTTTTCTATAATGATATCTTCCAGATTCTGATAAGTGCTGTTAGGAGACACATTATGGGTATGATGGTTGAGACGTCCATCAATCTGCACAGGAAACTCCACACCCATAAATTCAAAAGTCTGTTTTGCCCGGCAAAATTCACTACTTATGCCTAAGGAGACGGGCATTTTGACTTTTGTAATGTTATTTCCAATAGTTTTTGCTTTGTACTTGCCA harbors:
- a CDS encoding sensor histidine kinase — its product is MANAIIYQHSFLHLRKYGKFLLANCLEEAAIESIKISREMNVPLLKLFDHLSEEQFVNFSKQTLHEFFEQLSNDEAFESTKETLLQWKSGTHPLIAKDKVQAADITLVNHTRKLLLLNFIPQYTSEPGVILSIAKELEMFYAGIEQMAFQIFLDIRKEEQEKYHNEIQQHQKELDAKNKDLATALEELQAAEEQLIEANTALEDKIQIRTQELQHREQQIKLITDSLPVLISYVDSKERYRFNNKAYEKWFGCTRSEVYGKKVEEVLGTSAYLEIKDTIDKVLHGKTIYFETELDYKDAGQKHVSIHYIPHKVEEKVKGFFALITDISEQRKTQEELEKAYAQLKTINTDLDNFIYTASHDLKNPIVNIESIILMLKAQLEDKIDARENTLLSMLDRSIQKLKQTICDLTEITRIQKDIENKNEKLSFKEILESIKEDIQADIDKSQALIKEEFKVSVILYPRNNLRSIIYNLLSNAIKYRDPERAVEIRIKTFEENEYTVLSVEDNGLGLSEKQQTKLFTMFKRMHSHTTGTGIGLYMIKRIIENRSGKIEVNSKLGYGTTFKVYFLTVYENDKHFEIKS